A section of the Rhodospirillales bacterium genome encodes:
- a CDS encoding aminopeptidase produces the protein MILTDISPFFARDARLLADYAGRDTLWRAQAQDALAQYARDLPTDDAIGAIQQARRVMRVFTAGLENDAGFLKTLAGATMPLWTAFNEPPVPRALQDTLAEKLYIVQAESEAPLLEIGDQARYIGVRLFDRCVSEKRRFDISVHDENFFALLINAADVTGIAALAADLIAARAEITTRILCQHNLPEWTVIEPDPVKIKAYRAALAPWRERVLSGKMRSVLTSIPTQRDAVVDGIAHADYATLYFRMCDQPWDLIRTAQARLIETLNAGKNLHFTNEDGTDLRMSIDGFTFCNSVIARNIPGSEVFSAPEIDSVNGVIVAQGRFTARDDAGAIMENLRLTFRDGLLVEALAESGQAHLDRVLDTDAGARRVGEIGIGTNPYLKQHVASILLSEKIGGSFHIALGDAYTMTDYLGERVHVDNGNRSLVHWDITTMLYGKGGRIVLDGAPIMIDGAFTDPALDVLNRGWRAVPFDQRPPAWQDIYTEK, from the coding sequence ATGATTCTTACGGATATCTCCCCTTTCTTCGCGCGCGATGCGCGGCTTCTGGCCGATTACGCGGGCCGCGACACGTTGTGGCGGGCGCAGGCGCAAGACGCGCTGGCGCAATATGCGCGCGACCTGCCAACGGACGACGCGATCGGCGCGATCCAGCAGGCGCGGCGCGTCATGCGGGTTTTTACGGCCGGGCTGGAAAACGACGCGGGGTTTTTGAAAACGCTGGCGGGCGCGACGATGCCATTATGGACGGCATTCAACGAGCCGCCGGTCCCCCGTGCGCTACAAGACACGCTGGCGGAAAAACTTTATATCGTACAGGCGGAATCCGAGGCGCCCTTGCTGGAAATCGGCGATCAGGCCCGGTATATCGGCGTCCGATTGTTCGATCGCTGCGTGAGCGAAAAGCGTCGTTTTGACATCAGCGTCCACGACGAAAATTTTTTCGCGCTGTTGATCAATGCCGCGGACGTGACGGGCATCGCCGCGCTGGCCGCCGATTTGATCGCGGCGCGGGCCGAGATCACAACGCGCATATTGTGCCAGCACAATTTGCCGGAATGGACGGTGATCGAACCCGACCCGGTCAAGATCAAGGCGTATCGCGCCGCGCTCGCGCCATGGCGGGAACGGGTTCTTTCGGGGAAAATGCGTTCGGTCCTTACCTCGATTCCGACGCAAAGGGACGCGGTGGTGGACGGCATCGCGCACGCGGATTACGCGACGCTGTATTTTCGCATGTGCGACCAGCCCTGGGATTTGATCCGCACGGCGCAGGCGCGATTGATCGAAACACTCAACGCCGGGAAAAACCTGCATTTCACCAATGAAGACGGCACGGATCTGCGCATGTCGATCGACGGGTTCACGTTCTGCAACAGCGTGATCGCGCGCAACATTCCGGGGTCGGAGGTTTTTTCGGCGCCGGAAATCGATTCGGTCAACGGCGTGATCGTGGCGCAGGGCCGCTTCACCGCGCGCGACGACGCGGGCGCGATCATGGAAAATTTGCGCCTGACCTTCCGCGACGGTTTGCTGGTCGAGGCGCTGGCCGAAAGCGGGCAGGCGCATCTGGACCGGGTTCTGGATACCGACGCGGGCGCACGGCGGGTGGGCGAAATCGGCATCGGCACCAACCCTTACCTGAAACAGCACGTAGCCAGCATTCTTTTGTCCGAAAAAATCGGCGGGTCGTTCCATATCGCGCTGGGGGATGCCTACACGATGACGGATTATCTGGGCGAACGCGTGCATGTCGACAACGGCAACCGCAGCCTCGTGCACTGGGACATCACCACCATGCTGTACGGCAAGGGCGGGCGAATCGTTCTGGACGGCGCGCCGATCATGATCGACGGGGCGTTCACCGACCCCGCGCTCGACGTCCTCAATCGCGGGTGGCGGGCGGTGCCCTTTGACCAGCGTCCGCCCGCATGGCAGGACATATATACCGAAAAGTGA
- a CDS encoding GNAT family N-acetyltransferase, with translation MDVSTQPKAAPLLSVALTLDPLSESDLQDLCDATDAAIKAGGGFGWLDLPAREVLERFWQGVIVMPLRQLFVARLDGVICGCCQLIRPPQNNEAQRHAAQITGLFVTPWARGHGLSRMLLEAAEAQAAKLGHSVINLDVRESMAHAIALYEGSGYVQFGTHPYYAVVDGQFVAGRYYTKKLDAS, from the coding sequence ATGGATGTATCGACCCAACCAAAAGCCGCGCCGCTTTTATCCGTCGCGCTTACGCTCGACCCCCTAAGCGAATCGGATTTACAGGACCTGTGCGACGCGACCGATGCCGCGATCAAGGCGGGCGGCGGGTTCGGATGGCTGGATTTACCCGCGCGGGAGGTTCTGGAGCGGTTCTGGCAAGGCGTCATCGTCATGCCCTTGCGGCAGTTATTCGTGGCGCGGCTGGACGGGGTGATCTGTGGCTGCTGCCAATTGATCCGCCCGCCCCAAAATAACGAGGCTCAGCGCCACGCAGCGCAGATCACGGGCCTGTTCGTCACGCCCTGGGCGCGCGGACACGGGTTGTCGCGGATGCTGCTTGAAGCCGCCGAGGCACAGGCCGCGAAACTGGGGCATAGCGTCATCAATCTGGATGTACGCGAAAGCATGGCCCACGCCATCGCCCTGTACGAAGGGTCCGGCTATGTGCAGTTTGGCACCCACCCGTATTACGCGGTGGTGGACGGGCAATTCGTGGCCGGGCGGTATTACACCAAAAAGCTGGACGCTTCTTAA
- a CDS encoding Smr/MutS family protein: MDTENRPGRHKGQKASHTDAEDALLWAHVAAEVTPLPGRTRPAKPVFIADSPVRTHGSGLSRAAPTKTQKSAEPGRELDARTRRRFERGGMPIEAVLDLHGYGQMDAREALHGFLAQAWARAARCVLVITGKGLRNEGVLRTRLPEWLADGAVRRMVLAHAPARAHGGAGAFYILLRRRRECGP, translated from the coding sequence ATGGACACAGAAAACAGGCCGGGCAGGCATAAGGGACAAAAAGCCTCGCACACGGATGCGGAGGACGCGTTACTGTGGGCGCATGTCGCCGCCGAGGTCACGCCCCTGCCGGGGCGGACGCGACCCGCAAAACCGGTTTTTATCGCAGATTCACCGGTCAGGACGCATGGTTCGGGCCTTTCCCGCGCCGCGCCTACGAAAACCCAAAAAAGCGCGGAGCCCGGCCGCGAGCTGGATGCGCGCACGCGCCGCCGATTCGAGCGCGGGGGAATGCCGATCGAGGCCGTACTGGACCTGCACGGGTACGGGCAGATGGACGCGCGCGAGGCGCTGCACGGTTTTCTGGCGCAGGCATGGGCGCGCGCGGCGCGGTGCGTATTGGTGATTACCGGCAAGGGCTTACGCAACGAGGGGGTCCTGCGCACCCGGTTGCCGGAGTGGCTGGCGGACGGGGCGGTGCGCCGCATGGTGCTGGCGCACGCGCCCGCACGCGCGCATGGCGGCGCGGGTGCGTTCTATATCCTGTTGCGGCGCAGGCGTGAATGTGGCCCATAA